The genomic region GTATTCAACACAACACCTTATCTGCCTACAACATTCAGCCATTCAACACAATACAATTCTGCCTACAGCATTCACCCATTcaacttttttttaaatagagTAAATATCCACTTTCCAGCCTTGACAAAACACCGAAACAGAGTAACAAAGCAAAACACAAAAACATGAATGTATGAAACAGAACATTATGCGAAGACGAAGATTATGAAGACGAAGTAAGAGGCCAGCGAAGACGACGCGTTCTGGAATCAGAACCATACATTCTAACATAGAAGATGAAAGTATGAAACAGAGGAGTCACTCACCTGGGTGCTGACGAAGCGAAGACGAAGCAAGAGGTCAGCGAAGACGAAGCAAGAGACTAGGCGACCGCGGTGGCGCTGACGACCTGAGAACCCCGGCGACGGCGGTGGCTACTGGGCTGGGATTTATGAATGCTTCAGAGCTAGGGTTCACGAGACGAGACTGAGACGAATGAATGGTCGCCGTTGCTGCGCCGTCGATCTCGCCGTTGCCTCGCTCTTCTGCTCTGTCAAACAGGTTAGCTCCAGTTCTCCTCTGTAGTCTGTTCTGCACTTCTTGCTGTTACAGTGTTATGCATATTTATGCTTGTTGAAATTTCTGGGATGAACATGCTTGTTGAAACTTGAAAGCTTGAATCTGTTATGAATAATGTTAATCTAATATTGTTCTGTTATGATTTATGAATATGCTTGTCTTGCTGAATAGGGAATTTAACTATTTAAGATTGCTTGTTGACTAATGCTTGTCTAGGATGAATATGCTTGTGCTGTGAATTTAACTATTTAAGATTGCTGTGAATTTAACTATTTAAGCCTTTAAGGTTGCTGTCTTGCTGAATAGGGAATACTGGAATAGGAATTAGGAAATTTAGGATTGCTATTGTTTTAAAATAGGAATTAAGGCAACTAACAATATGTATTTTGAATGTTTATCTTTGTATTAGTTATATTTAGACTTTGAAATTTGGTTGTTTTTAAAATGTTGGGGAAGAACTAACAAtatgtattttgaatttattaagtttatgactatttttagtattttatattttttatttatgtgaaaCCGGTTTTATCAGTTCAACCAGCGGTTTATCGgttgaaccagtgaaccagtaaccTGACCGATTCGATCATCGGTTCGGTTTTTACAACTATGCTGATAACTATGATTGTAGATTGTAGCCATTTTTTCTTActatattatttttagtatattaaaGGCAAAATTTCCAAGGCGTATATCAAAGAAAATGGTCAAACAGTCAACTCAATTGAAGGAACTTAAAACCCAAACGCAGAAACCTCAATTCAAGGAGCTTGAAATCGAAGGTACAGCAAGATCAAATAACAAATTTCTTGATCAGCATAAAGTTTTCACTATTTATTTTCATTAAAACTCTACCTGTGTGTTTGTGGCAGTGGAGCGTCAAATCAGTGCAATTAGGGTGGTTCGTGATGTTGACATCGAACGATTGTTGATGGAACTTCGTTTGGTTCGGTCGTGTTTCAGTGAGGAACAGCTCCGGAAGCCAATGCTGCAGGTCTTCGAAGAAACCTTACCGAATCTCTCAATTGTGAAAGATGAAGGGAATGGGAAATTCGATGTGAAGTGGAAAGAGGGAGGGAGCAAAATGTCCACGACCTGTGGTGGTGTAGGAAGAGATTTGCACGCTTCTCTGTTCCAGAGACTTTCGATTGCTTTTCCTTCGGAATGTCCTTCTTCGGTTCCTCAGTTTGGTGGTTTTGAATACTCTAGCAATACTGGTAatgtttagttttctctttcgatttaactcatttcatatCTGAATTAAAGTTtcttaaattgaattaaaaaaaatggaaatgtGTGATACGAAACATACTATTGTTCTATGCCCCTTAAATTGTTTGGCTTCCTTCAATTTTGAACGATTTTACTATAGATATTATAGTTCTTATACATTTTGGCATAGATTGTAGTTGATACCTATTAGTTTACTTCTTTGTTGGCAGGGAGAACAGGATTTCTTAGTGATGCATGTTCAACTAGTCTGGAGGTGGAAAACAACCAAAGAGAAAAACCTAGCATGAAGGAAGACTGAAAATTTGAAGAACAAAATGACCAAGATCAACTAATGGAAAACCATAGCGGCAACACCTACATGAATATATTCAACcagaatttcattttttttcacacACCTATCCAGTTAGAGTAATTTTTGAACACGTAGTGTTCTCTGGGTCAAAGATGAAATATAGCAATTGAGATTAGCATTTATTTTGCCATTTCGTTTTCATTGGCCGCATACAACGAATAGTATGCAGTTGTGCAAAGATGAAATAACAActattcttttccaagaaatcgaCAATCTCAGCCTTTTCAAAATCACTTGGTAAAAAGCAATTTTCCTGAATTCAGCCAGATAAAAGTAGGAAATGCTTACCCAAAGGGCGCTCCATCCAGATCAGTTGAGATAGTACTGCAAAGAATCAAAGAGATGCGCAAGAGAAACATAATTTGAACTTTAGACTTCGAAACCAAACAGTTAAATGATAGAGAACTGACTAGACATAACACATGGAACACGGTTAAGCAACTGCCCAATACACATAATGCAATTCCCTTGATCTCAGTGTGAAAATGGTCAAGTATTTTGAGGTATCATCATAAATTTTATCCTGATTCAGTtttgcatcaacataaaagacgATGACATATGAAAAACCTGAAACCAAAACATCATCGATTTTCAATTTAAGGTAGTTAAGGCACATCATCTATGGTTTATGTTTGTCATTATTCATAAGTCACTGCACATCCTTCCACTTTATCCTCCTACAGTAAATCATCTCGTAACACAAAGCCATTGTAAATTAAGGCGACAATTACATAAAGGTATGTGCATCATGGATG from Arachis ipaensis cultivar K30076 chromosome B02, Araip1.1, whole genome shotgun sequence harbors:
- the LOC107626632 gene encoding uncharacterized protein LOC107626632 — protein: MVKQSTQLKELKTQTQKPQFKELEIEVERQISAIRVVRDVDIERLLMELRLVRSCFSEEQLRKPMLQVFEETLPNLSIVKDEGNGKFDVKWKEGGSKMSTTCGGVGRDLHASLFQRLSIAFPSECPSSVPQFGGFEYSSNTGRTGFLSDACSTSLEVENNQREKPSMKED